In a single window of the Natronosalvus caseinilyticus genome:
- a CDS encoding 50S ribosomal protein L37ae — protein MAEKKRGKVGSAGRFGARYGRVARRRVSEIEHDMQSSKVDGDDVKRLGPGIWENEETGEVFTGGAYRPQTPAGETVRRSIRAALGEDSDE, from the coding sequence ATGGCCGAAAAGAAGCGAGGCAAGGTCGGGAGTGCCGGCCGATTCGGAGCGCGATACGGACGCGTCGCTCGACGACGCGTCTCGGAGATCGAACACGACATGCAGTCCTCGAAGGTCGACGGCGACGACGTCAAACGCCTCGGCCCCGGCATCTGGGAGAACGAGGAGACCGGCGAGGTCTTCACCGGCGGCGCCTACCGTCCCCAGACCCCGGCCGGCGAAACCGTCCGTCGCTCGATCCGGGCCGCACTCGGCGAGGACTCCGACGAGTAG
- a CDS encoding DNA-directed RNA polymerase subunit P produces MSYKCSRCKRDVQLDEYGGVRCPYCGHRVLLKERSRDVKTVDVN; encoded by the coding sequence ATGAGTTACAAGTGCTCCCGCTGCAAACGCGACGTACAGCTCGACGAGTACGGGGGCGTCCGCTGTCCCTACTGCGGCCACCGCGTACTCCTCAAAGAGCGCAGTCGAGACGTCAAGACCGTCGACGTCAACTAG
- a CDS encoding prefoldin subunit beta — protein sequence MQGNLPPEAQEKIEQLQDLQETAQTVAVQKQEAESSLDDAQAALEELEDVDDDTTMYRQVGELFVQTEYDEAQEQLEEKTDTLEIRLETLEKQEERVQTQFESLQEELQNLLGGGGMGGPAGPGGPGAGGA from the coding sequence ATGCAAGGCAATCTGCCACCGGAGGCACAGGAGAAGATCGAACAGCTCCAGGACCTGCAAGAGACGGCCCAGACCGTCGCCGTCCAGAAGCAGGAAGCCGAATCCTCGCTCGACGACGCGCAGGCCGCCCTCGAGGAACTCGAGGACGTCGACGACGACACCACGATGTACCGCCAGGTCGGCGAACTGTTCGTCCAGACCGAGTACGACGAGGCCCAGGAGCAGCTCGAGGAGAAAACCGACACCCTCGAGATCCGCCTCGAGACCCTCGAGAAGCAAGAAGAGCGCGTCCAGACGCAGTTCGAGAGCCTGCAGGAAGAGCTGCAGAACTTGCTGGGCGGTGGCGGCATGGGCGGGCCCGCCGGTCCGGGCGGCCCGGGCGCCGGCGGCGCGTAG
- a CDS encoding DUF3194 domain-containing protein, giving the protein MPASESEPDDETVVQTASDAAEDVIFSAYKQSSVRDYDVTVVFEDGVLEVDVYLNVPDDAGERNPDAVADEAALAARSAVDDLFGE; this is encoded by the coding sequence ATGCCGGCGAGCGAGTCGGAACCGGACGACGAGACGGTCGTCCAGACCGCCTCAGACGCCGCCGAAGACGTCATCTTCTCGGCGTACAAGCAATCTTCCGTCCGTGATTACGACGTCACCGTCGTCTTCGAAGACGGCGTCCTCGAGGTGGACGTCTACCTGAACGTGCCGGACGACGCCGGCGAACGGAATCCCGATGCCGTTGCGGACGAGGCGGCCCTCGCTGCCCGGTCGGCGGTCGACGACCTGTTCGGCGAGTGA
- the hflX gene encoding GTPase HflX codes for MSRPSANPSTNRPPKPAVVAREPTTPIETAEIESLAQSAGYGVVDTITQSGHPDSGSYLGAGRLEDLAETVASSDASTVVVDDRLTPGQHHAIESTLPDETSVLDRYRLVLDIFEAGASSRRASLQVELAQLRYDLPRLIAASDEGMFNRFTESGTPVYDVRDRISRLERRLSECPDPAEQFRERRREEGFDLVTIAGYTNAGKSTLLHRLADELSFESSGSAGVADDDPLDGSNKHATASVADRLFETLETTTRRATIGGRPVLVTDTVGYVDELPHDLVASFSATLSEASAADVVVLVVDASDDLETVEERLQVSLDVLAEQDVDADRIVTALNKIDRLESGEREARVALATDAGLDPTPVSVREGTNLEALRERIQDYLPTERLRLEMPTGDEAMALISRAYDRTAVEDVTYRDETVVLECTGRPAVLERLRGAADRM; via the coding sequence ATGTCACGACCGAGTGCAAACCCGTCCACGAACCGCCCGCCAAAACCCGCCGTCGTCGCCCGCGAGCCGACGACGCCGATCGAAACGGCCGAAATTGAATCGCTCGCCCAAAGTGCTGGCTACGGCGTCGTCGACACGATTACCCAGTCCGGGCACCCCGATTCGGGGTCGTACCTCGGGGCGGGTCGGCTCGAAGACCTGGCCGAAACGGTCGCCTCGAGCGACGCGTCGACGGTCGTCGTCGACGACCGGCTCACCCCGGGTCAACACCACGCCATCGAATCGACGCTTCCCGACGAGACGAGCGTCCTGGATCGCTACCGACTCGTCCTCGACATCTTCGAGGCGGGGGCGAGTTCTCGCCGGGCGAGCCTCCAGGTCGAACTCGCCCAGCTTCGTTACGACCTGCCCCGACTGATCGCCGCGAGCGACGAGGGAATGTTCAACCGGTTTACCGAGAGCGGGACGCCGGTCTACGACGTCCGCGACCGAATCTCGCGACTCGAGCGTCGACTGTCCGAATGCCCGGATCCGGCCGAGCAGTTCCGCGAGCGTCGCCGCGAGGAGGGCTTCGACCTCGTGACCATCGCCGGCTACACGAACGCCGGGAAGTCGACGCTGTTGCACCGGCTGGCGGACGAGCTGTCGTTCGAGTCGTCCGGGTCTGCCGGCGTCGCTGATGACGACCCCCTCGACGGCTCGAACAAACACGCCACCGCCAGCGTCGCGGACCGTCTGTTCGAGACGCTCGAGACCACGACCCGCCGGGCCACGATTGGCGGCCGACCCGTGCTCGTCACGGACACTGTCGGCTACGTCGACGAGTTGCCACACGATCTCGTCGCGTCGTTCAGCGCGACCCTCTCGGAGGCAAGCGCGGCCGACGTCGTCGTCCTGGTGGTCGACGCGAGCGACGACCTCGAGACCGTCGAGGAACGGCTCCAGGTGTCCCTCGACGTCCTCGCCGAACAGGACGTCGACGCCGATCGGATCGTCACCGCGCTGAACAAGATCGATCGCCTCGAGTCCGGCGAACGGGAGGCTCGCGTCGCCCTCGCCACCGACGCGGGTCTGGACCCGACCCCGGTCAGCGTTCGCGAGGGGACGAACCTCGAGGCGCTTCGAGAACGCATCCAGGACTACCTGCCGACGGAACGCCTCCGCCTCGAGATGCCTACGGGTGACGAGGCGATGGCGCTGATCTCGCGAGCCTACGATCGGACGGCCGTCGAGGACGTCACGTACCGCGACGAGACGGTCGTCCTCGAGTGCACGGGCCGTCCGGCGGTTCTCGAACGGCTTCGGGGGGCCGCTGACCGGATGTAG
- a CDS encoding J domain-containing protein yields MESHYEVLGVSPEADTEEVRRAYRALLKRHHPDQGGSRARFLRIKRAYETITGEQHAPPDGVHVEYYDPTTRDGTPPIGPTVDGSLLTLSLVGLVDGVALGRLLEHPLEFGTRVTAAFFTAHNTGDRPLAWRGRSNTSFVGDDGFLYQGSNVLRPPAANLPSRWCGTDAEIPPDLALDAVVVTQTVPEGVSIEKVVYTQPGPDGSRERYLFDIRPGLRETLDRVPYERERERDRKEP; encoded by the coding sequence ATGGAGAGCCACTACGAGGTCCTCGGGGTGTCGCCGGAGGCCGACACCGAGGAGGTCCGACGTGCCTATCGGGCCCTCCTCAAGCGGCACCATCCCGACCAGGGTGGCTCTCGAGCGCGGTTTCTGCGAATCAAGCGTGCCTACGAGACGATCACGGGCGAGCAGCACGCCCCACCGGACGGCGTACACGTCGAGTACTACGACCCGACGACTCGAGACGGCACGCCACCGATCGGTCCGACGGTCGACGGCTCGCTCCTGACGCTGTCGCTCGTCGGCCTCGTCGACGGCGTCGCCCTCGGAAGGCTCCTCGAGCACCCCCTCGAGTTCGGGACGAGGGTGACGGCCGCATTTTTCACCGCACACAACACCGGTGACCGGCCCCTCGCGTGGCGTGGACGCTCGAACACCAGTTTCGTCGGCGACGACGGATTCCTCTACCAGGGGTCGAACGTCCTTCGCCCACCCGCCGCGAACCTCCCCTCGCGCTGGTGTGGTACCGACGCCGAGATTCCGCCGGACCTGGCGCTCGACGCGGTCGTCGTCACCCAGACCGTCCCCGAGGGCGTCTCCATCGAGAAGGTGGTCTACACCCAGCCGGGGCCCGATGGGAGCAGGGAGCGGTACCTGTTCGACATTCGCCCGGGGCTTCGCGAGACGCTCGATCGGGTGCCGTACGAGCGCGAGCGCGAACGCGACCGGAAGGAACCCTGA
- a CDS encoding HalOD1 output domain-containing protein — MGSGEDTMASPFQTAPSLAVVEAVAHAENVPVEELAPPTYPPLQEAIDPQALDQLLEPTSPTRQQNEVTVQFQYCGRQVTVDSTGQISLESLTD, encoded by the coding sequence ATGGGGTCGGGGGAAGACACCATGGCTTCGCCGTTTCAGACAGCACCTAGCCTCGCCGTCGTCGAGGCGGTGGCTCACGCGGAGAACGTACCCGTCGAGGAACTCGCACCACCGACCTACCCGCCGCTTCAAGAGGCGATCGATCCGCAGGCGCTCGATCAGTTGCTCGAACCGACGTCACCGACCCGGCAGCAAAACGAGGTCACCGTGCAGTTTCAGTACTGTGGCCGCCAGGTCACCGTCGACAGCACCGGTCAGATATCCCTCGAGTCCCTCACAGACTGA
- a CDS encoding DMT family transporter — translation MIPDVCDGGDLEVVPGAALAFAVLAASTSAILIRWSAAPSSVAAFYRVLFTTAIVAPIALGFHREEFDRLSRRDLLGATVAGVALAAHFASWFESLSYTSVAASVTLVQTQPLFVAAGAALVLHERVTRTTVVGIVVAIAGAAVMSFGDAGQAPVADATLYGNALALFGAVTVAGYVLAGRSIRQRVSLFPYVTVVYAACAVTLFVLVGVQGHDYVAYPPREWALFLAMAVGPGILGHTVSNWALKYLESVVVSVAWLGEPVGSTVLALALLGEIPDVATVVGGLVVLTGIGWTTVDRRRRKARLSEEGQA, via the coding sequence GTGATTCCAGACGTCTGCGACGGCGGCGACCTCGAGGTCGTCCCGGGGGCTGCGCTCGCGTTCGCCGTCCTCGCGGCGAGCACGAGCGCAATCTTGATCCGCTGGAGCGCCGCCCCGAGTTCGGTCGCGGCGTTTTACCGCGTGCTGTTCACGACGGCGATCGTCGCCCCGATCGCGCTGGGATTCCACCGCGAGGAGTTCGATCGGCTCTCGAGACGTGACCTCCTCGGCGCGACCGTCGCGGGGGTCGCCCTCGCGGCCCACTTCGCGTCGTGGTTCGAGAGCCTGTCGTACACGAGCGTGGCCGCTAGCGTCACGCTCGTCCAGACTCAGCCGCTGTTCGTCGCCGCCGGCGCCGCGCTCGTCCTGCACGAACGGGTGACGAGAACGACGGTCGTCGGCATCGTCGTCGCCATCGCCGGCGCGGCCGTCATGTCGTTCGGCGACGCCGGGCAGGCCCCGGTCGCGGACGCGACACTCTACGGGAACGCGCTCGCGCTCTTCGGCGCGGTGACGGTCGCCGGCTACGTCCTCGCAGGGCGTTCGATCCGTCAGCGCGTCTCGCTGTTTCCCTACGTCACTGTCGTCTACGCCGCCTGCGCGGTCACGCTCTTCGTCCTCGTCGGCGTCCAGGGCCACGACTACGTCGCCTACCCGCCTCGAGAGTGGGCACTCTTCCTCGCGATGGCCGTCGGGCCCGGTATCCTGGGCCACACCGTCTCGAACTGGGCACTGAAGTACCTCGAGTCGGTCGTCGTGAGCGTCGCCTGGCTCGGCGAACCGGTCGGCTCGACCGTGCTGGCGCTCGCCCTCCTCGGTGAGATCCCCGACGTAGCGACGGTCGTCGGCGGACTCGTCGTGCTCACTGGAATCGGGTGGACCACGGTCGACCGCCGTCGCCGGAAGGCGCGACTCAGCGAGGAAGGACAGGCTTAA